GTCAAATTGATACTTTTAGTACCTTTTGAAACAAACTggattatatgtatacattgagacttatatttttcaaatatataattcaagaatttataaatatccggaataaattatattaagatTTGATGTTTTATGATCTTTTTGTATACATAATACCTATAGTATTCTCACAATAGAATGATGCACacttttatataacattctatttagttgaagaatatttaaaggtCTGAAAGGATATATTCTCAGAGATAAAAGCTTTTgttccatttttatatttatttaatgtaacTTATATCAATGTTTAGCACACATGTAACAATATCAATGAGATTTTAATCAAAACATTGTAGTTGGTATTTGACATTGTTTTCTATATTACATTGCATGTTTTGCatgtttcatataattatCAGTatccaatttattattatagtgtaTGTTTcatctattatattttcaaaaaagtaCAGAACTAAATATTTAAGCTGTATGAAAAAGtatgaatacataaaatatataagaatttGTAGttagttaatttaaaaaaaaaaattatataaacatacttttatatatataaatctttttatatacttgtatattttaattattatcaattcttatattttagattttgttcctaataattattataaataacctGATgcaattttctgttttttcctGTAGTTAGTATTTGTGTGTGGCTTACTGTTCTTTCAGCGTTAAAAAAGCCCTAACTTTGGTCCCCTTGGCAGACGATTCTCGTCATATGTGTTGAAGGATACACCAAATGCCACTGAATCTTTCCCTTTATCATCTCAAGTGTCAAATGAGCAAGTTATGTGCACTTCTGGTCAACAATGTGAGGATATAATTCTAGACTGTGGAAAGCCTGTCAATTTTACTTATTATGACAACTTGCGTGGTGTTGCAAATAGAGATAAGCATCCATTGGTTCCAGAACCTAATGTAGCATTCATGTTTAAGAAGAATGGTGGCAAAATTATGGATGTTGATATTGATCTGTTAGAGAAACGCTTAATGAAAGCAAAAAGAGAGGTATGATTATTAAAGAATactttgtttataaataaacaagtaGGGATACCTAGTGCAAAgctgtgtatatatatatatactttattcAATTTGTTGTAGAAACCAAAATCTGTCCAACTTTACAATCAAATAGGAAATTTTTGGCGTATAAAAGGTGATGCACAAAGATCaattgaatgctttcgaagaGCACTTGCTGTATCACCACATAATGCAGaagttttgttaaatttaGCTCGAGTATTATTAGTTCAACAATATTTGGATGATGCAACATATTTAGCAAGACGTTCTTTGGAATTACAACCTCCAGATCGTAATGCTTGGCAACAATATCTTACACTTGGTCAAATATTTAAGGTAATTGAAAGTTGTAGAAATATAATCTGTTTCATATAATCATAGtgcatttaaatatatattctatttgattattatttataatacaatatcatttaaatttgttttgaaatattatcaaGACATAATTTATCACtacattgtttattattttgtttgtaGGCATATGGTCATTATCAAGAAGCAGCTGTACATTTACGACATGCTTTAGAATTAAAACCAGGCCTCCCTGAAGCAGTAGAAGCTTTAAGAGAGGTAGAGTCACTTCCGGCTGCAAGCATACATGTCTATACATTACTGATAATAATATGTCTGGTAtgtaagataaaaaatatatcattatattgcTTCATTAGTGCAttttacgttaaaaaaatataaataattgttatttgtaatatattgaaAGAACTTTCAATACATTTATGTTGCAGGTACTTGGAGTACTGTTAGTAGTTTTAAGCAATATAGATTGTGATGAAGATTCTAGTCTACTTAATGGACAAATTCAACGTCCAGTTCAACGTCATTTTAGTCGCGCTATGGCTATGCGCAGTTTACGACTTAATGTTTCTCGTAATAAACGTTgttgattatttaaaaaaaaaaatgaatatccttgtgatagaagaaaatttcagTTACTATTATCATTTATCTAACTACGAagtattatttgtaatataatttttaataattatttaatatattaataattatgcaatttattataattataaatgaaaatatacaataaaaagcaacaccatttttcatttactacaaaaagaaaaatagcgtTAATGACTACATATTCGAGTGCAAACTTTTTAAGGTGTGTAACTATATACACACAAAAACGCACgtgatttaatattaaagtattttcATGATTAAGAATGGAATGTCATTTAcggaattataaaatatttttgttgttacgttaaatattaacATAGGTATTATTAACAATATCACTTAGCatcatttataatatacagtaatattagaatatataagTAATCATTTTATGTACCTACTCACAAGGTCTAACgaacttcttttttatctgtgaataatttacaaatataatttaatatcatctttaaataatttttaatatatacatgaAACAATGAAGTTCTTTTACTtctgcaaataaaaatatctaataaatttattttttattattccgaATATATATTAACTTTTCGTTCATttagtataatattttctgagttttatacaacgatatttttagatgtaaaacaataattttctcttttattctaaaataacTCACTTTAGTATATAATTTCTTAAGATtgtttctaaatttatatcaataacatcaatataagataaaattttagtgtcacttttaaaaataaaagtatctaATATAAAGAtcttacatatttcataatacaaCTGCGTGATAGCACAATAATGtgaaatatcattttgtagattattaatgaaaaaaaaaatcgaaatataatCTAGAAAATTAGGCCGTACATTTGCACAATTCCTGCTTTATGTACAAATaccgtaaattaatattaattaagactgtatatactataatttaaTTCATATTCCTTTAAGGGTTTTCACAAAGAATGTATCCATGCAATAGACAATACCAGAAATAGTTACagtgtattttgtatttaatactGTACTAATGATaaacatttttgttattagcaaaattttatatttgatatcataaacttattcttattattctttAATCACTTAATACATTCCTTATAGTTCAAACTACCTCCCTTTTCGATTTGTACAAGACAATAAACTTATTTGTtaactatttatataaaaaatatgagtATTGCacacattttatataatttgtttaaataagagatataatatgtacatctTCTAACATTtgtgaagaagaaaagaagaagagaaattaaatatcagtGTGAACTTTTTAGTCTATCTTagtgttttataaaaacatactAATTTCAGTAAATAAGTTCCATTGAAGAATTTTAGTTAATTCTTAAAcagaatatttcattaattcaaGTGAAACTCCTTTTGATATAATTCATTTTGTAATTgaatcaaaatataaatttaaaaaatatgtaaatactactatttactataatatagtaaaatatatgtagttGATTTACTATTCACTATGTACATAGAAACATCTTTGTCAATAATTACCCTTAAAAGATATCTATATGCAACATGCAtgcatattaatatacatgtgcACACAGTgaatatacaaattacaatATGCATATATAGTCTATGATTCTACAGCACtgctatattaaattttaatacatcttGCAAGTTAAAATTGAACCCAACTGGCATTTCCTACTGTTGGTGGTTGTTGAGTTTGAGATTGCTGTGATGCACTTGCAAATTCTCCCCATTCAGAACTTGGTTGATTTTGATTCTGAGCAGGTTTGTGTGCAGGAGATGACGTTGGAGTTTTTGCGGGTGGTGGTGCAATTTTTACACCACCTGGTGGAGGTGGTAAACCCAAGTTTGTGTTGGCACGCTGTTTTGTTTTAGCAGTAACTTCACTACCATCCTTcttctatatattataaatataagaactttgaaattcattatataatttaatatctaaatttttataacatccaatactataaaaatatccTTACAGTAATTTtcatgtttatttttattgtttctccTTCTTTAAATCTGAGGTCTAATTCTTGTTTTGGTgtatctttttccttttcaatttGTTCTTGATTTCTGAGCCATTTAAAATGGTCTTGAAGGGCAACATTTAAATCAAAACTATCAGATCTATCCAAAAATCCAACACCAATAAAAGCTGATCTTCCATTATCATCTTGAATTCTTAGAACAAAATAACGAGAAGAATCTGTAACTGGTTCAACTGCAATTCCTGGATATTGTTCAATTGGACATTTTGCAAATAATTCTCCAGTAACTTTATCTTCCAATTTAATAGTAATTGAGTCTCCCTGAGAGACAAGACGCATACGTCCAGTCCATGTAGGTTCTTGGAGATTCCAGTC
This DNA window, taken from Bombus fervidus isolate BK054 chromosome 14, iyBomFerv1, whole genome shotgun sequence, encodes the following:
- the LOC139994243 gene encoding tetratricopeptide repeat protein 17, whose protein sequence is MQVIGVDGRVVGYLFCFLILQAKLTNSRTSWRLSADKVVKTTDFVSTVEDDPILDILASSISIGNGHSWSRTAISEKYEKIQPYCQDCKSVTSGNHERRFSSYVLKDTPNATESFPLSSQVSNEQVMCTSGQQCEDIILDCGKPVNFTYYDNLRGVANRDKHPLVPEPNVAFMFKKNGGKIMDVDIDLLEKRLMKAKREKPKSVQLYNQIGNFWRIKGDAQRSIECFRRALAVSPHNAEVLLNLARVLLVQQYLDDATYLARRSLELQPPDRNAWQQYLTLGQIFKAYGHYQEAAVHLRHALELKPGLPEAVEALREVESLPAASIHVYTLLIIICLVLGVLLVVLSNIDCDEDSSLLNGQIQRPVQRHFSRAMAMRSLRLNVSRNKRC
- the LOC139994250 gene encoding NECAP-like protein CG9132 isoform X2, whose translation is MRLVSQGDSITIKLEDKVTGELFAKCPIEQYPGIAVEPVTDSSRYFVLRIQDDNGRSAFIGVGFLDRSDSFDLNVALQDHFKWLRNQEQIEKEKDTPKQELDLRFKEGETIKINMKITKKDGSEVTAKTKQRANTNLGLPPPPGGVKIAPPPAKTPTSSPAHKPAQNQNQPSSEWGEFASASQQSQTQQPPTVGNASWVQF
- the LOC139994250 gene encoding NECAP-like protein CG9132 isoform X1, which gives rise to MDTYESVLLVKSEVFVFKIPPRSTNRGYRAADWNLQEPTWTGRMRLVSQGDSITIKLEDKVTGELFAKCPIEQYPGIAVEPVTDSSRYFVLRIQDDNGRSAFIGVGFLDRSDSFDLNVALQDHFKWLRNQEQIEKEKDTPKQELDLRFKEGETIKINMKITKKDGSEVTAKTKQRANTNLGLPPPPGGVKIAPPPAKTPTSSPAHKPAQNQNQPSSEWGEFASASQQSQTQQPPTVGNASWVQF